The segment TGTAGAGGGGCGAGGGACAGGGGTTGTAGAGGGGCGAGGGTTAGGGCTTGTAGAGGGGCGAGGGACAGGAGTTGTAGAGGGGCGAGGGACAGGAGTTGTAGAGGGGCGAGGGACAGGAGTTGTAGAGGGGCGAGGGACAGGAGTTGTAGAGGGGCGAGGGACAGGAGTTGTAGAGGGGCGAGGGATAGGAGTTGTAGAGGGGCGAGGGACAGGAGTTGTAGAGGGGCGAGGGACAGGAGCTGTAGAGGGGCGAGGGACAGGGGTTGTAGAGGGGCGAGGGACAGGGGTTGTAGAGGGGCGAGGGACAGGGGTTGTAGAGGGGCGAGGGACAGGGGTTGTAGAGGGGCGAGGGACAGGGGTTGTAGAGGGGCGAGGGACAGGGGTTGTAGAGGGGCGAGGGACAGGGGTTGTAGAGGGGCGAGGGTTAGGGCTTGTAGAGGGGCGAGGGACAGGAGTTGTAGAGGGGCGAGGGACAGGAGTTGTAGAGGGGCGAGGGACAGGAGTTGTAGAGGGGCGAGGGACAGGAGTTGTAGAGGGGCGAGGGACAGGAGTTGTAGAGGGGCGAGGGACAGGAGCTGTAGAGGGGCGAGGGACAGGAGCTGTAGAGGGGCGAGGGACAGGAGCTGTAGAGGGGCGAGGGACAGGGGTTGTAGAGGGGCGAGGGACAGGGGTTGTAGAAGGGCGAGGGACAGGGGTTGTAGAGGGGCGAGGGACAGGGGTTGTAGAGGGGCGAGGGACAGGAGTTGTAGAGGGGCGAGGGTCTGTATGAGTAGAGGAGCCGAGTCGAGAGATGTAGAGGAGCGGGGGATGGGAGGTGCGGTGGACGGGAGGAGTCGGGACGGGAAGAGCGCGAAAAGAGAGGAGCGTGAGAAGAGGAGCGCATGTCGGGAGGAGTGCGGGATGGGAGATGCGTGGGGACTGGAGGAGCATGGTAGCACAGGACAGGAGTTGAGTGGTACGGGAGGGTGGGGGGTCGGGAGGGTGGGGGGTCGGGAGGGTGGGGGGTCGGGAGAGTGGGGGGTCGGGAGGATCGGGGGTCGGGAGGATCGGGGGTCGGGAGGATCGGGGTCGGGAGGATCGGGGGTCGGGAGGATCGGGGGTCGGGAGGATCGGGGGTCGGGAGGATCGGGGTCGGGAGGATCGGGGGTCGGGAGGATCGGGGGTCGGGGCTGGCGGAGctgtggggggaggagggttggggTCGGAAGGTGGGAGGAGCAGGGGTGGGAAGTGGGCGGGTCCTCATGCTGACCTTCAGCTCCTTGTACAGCGCTAGCGTGGATGCCAGCTCGTGCTGCAACACTGACAGTCGCCAGCTCTGCGCGTGCACCGTTTCCTGCATCTCCTTCACCATCTTTGTCAGGATGGCCGGGTCGTCAGGCAGCACGTAGGCCCCGTGGTCGTGCCCAAACGCCTCCTCGAAGTGCGCCTCCTTCTGCACGTGCTGCACTGTCTCATTCACCATCTCCATCAGCTCAGCCGCCAGGACGAGATCCCCGATCCGACCCCGTGCCCCCTCCCCTTCGGCCCCTCCGGGCTCTGACCCTGACGCCGTTggctcctccaccatctcctcgGGCGGCTCCAAGGGGGTCTCGGCAAAAATGGACGGCAGCGTCTGCGCCGTGACTGGCTCCCCCGGCCGAAAGTGTGCTGAGCAGATCAGTGGGTGCCGGAGTCTctgtgggagagaggggggaagggagagaagtggggagaaggaggggatggaaaaagagggggaatgagagagagcaggggggaaggagagcggggggggaggagagcggggggagaggagagcggggggagaggagagcggggggagaggagagcggggggagaggagagcggggggagaggagagcggggggagaggagagcgggggagaggagagcggggggagaggagagcggggggagaggagagcgggggagaggagagcggggggagaggagagcgggggagaggagagcggggggagaggagagcggggggagaggagagcggggggagaggagagcggggggagaggagagcggggggagaggagagcgggggagaggagagcggggggagaggagagcggggggagaggagagcggggggagaggagagcgggggagaggagagcggggggagaggagagcggggggagaggagagcggggggagaggagagcggggggagaggagagcgggggagaggagagcggggggagaggagagcggggggagaggagagcggggggagaggagagcggggggagaggagagcgggggagaggagagcgggggagaggagagcggggggagaggagagcgggggagaggagagcggggggagaggagagcggggggagaggagagcggggggagaggagagcggggggagaggagagcggggggagaggagagcggggggagaggagagcggggggagaggagagcggggggagaggagagcggggggagaggagagcgggggagaggagagcgggggaggagagcggggggaggagagcggggggaggagagcggggggaggagagcggggggaggagagcggggggaggagagcggggggaggagagcggggggaggagagcgggggggaggagagcgggggggaggagagcgggggggaggagagcgggggggaggagagcgggggggaggagagcgggggggaggagagcgggggggaggagagcggggggaggagagcggggggaggagagcgggggggaggagagcgGGGGGAAGGAGAGCAGGCGGAAGGAGAGCGGGGGGAAAGGAGAGCGGGGGGGAAGGAGAgcggggggggaggagagcggggggggaggagagagggggagggggaggaggagagagagagagagagtggggaaggagcGAGGCAATAATtccatattcaccaaaacaattcAGCTCCCCTATCATCTCTCCCATTTCCCATCTTCTGCTACCCCGACCATGTTCCCCTTTATCCAATCACCCTTTTATGCCTCTCCTACTCCTGTTCCCCTGAACCCCAATCCTCGGTCCATTGGCCCATGTTCTTCCCAATTCTGCCTCTTGACCTCATTCTCTGAAACCTCACCCCCTGCCCTTTGACTGTTCACCCATCCCTTAACCTTCGCCTCCAACCACTTTGACCCTCTCCCTAATGAACACTCCCCCCTTGACCCTCTTTTGTGGTCTGCCCTTTGTCCCCTCCCCTTTCACACTGTCGCCCTTCGACTCTCAAGCTTTGTGAGCCATCCACCCTCTTTAACCCCGTGTCTCCATGGACTGTGTCTCAATAATCTCTCACCTTTGACCTTCCACTGTCCCCTGACCATGTATTCCTACCATCCCATCCCCTTTGACCTGCTACCCCAATGCCTTTTCCTCTATGACCCTGACCTCCCATGACCCTCccctttgaccctgctctcagGCCCCTTGACCCCACTCGTTCCTCTTTGACCCTGCCACCCCTGCCCTTTGACCCTGGCTGACCTGCAGCTGGAGGCTGCACTTCCTGCGCTCGGGCTCGGGCCGGCGGCCGACGATGGCCTGGAGCCAGCGCTGGCGGAGGCCAAGGCTGTGGGGCAACGGGTGGAGGCGGCGGCCAGGTACGGCTGGGCAGCCGGGGACGCAGCAGCTAGGTGGCGACAAGGGGGCCCGGGCCCGGGAGCGGACGCGGGGTCGAAGCCGCGCTCTCCTCGGCATGGCGGCCGTGGGCACCTTCTATCTCGGCGGCGCCCGCCAGAAGTTCCGCCTCTTCCGCTGCCCAATGGCCCGCCGGTCGTGCCTGGCTCAAACATGACGGAGCCCTCCCTGCTTCATTCGGTCAACAAGGGAAAGGGGATCCTGCATGAAAGATGGCTGCATCCCACAGTGGCCACCTTTCCCCGAATAGGCTTGCATTAAAGATGGCGACACCCTTGTCTTCACAATTTCGTCTCACAAATGGCGATTTAGACGCCATGACGTCAGCCAAAACACCGGCCCGTTCAAGGCGTTGCCATAGTGTTCCTGCAGACGTCGATATTGTTTGGCGTCTCGTTCAAAGATGTTCAAAACAGCTTCCGGTTGCTTCAAAGATGGCGACGCAAAGGCGGATCCCCGAAGTGAAGCCCGTCTCCTGCCAGTATAAAACATGGCGTCGCTGCTCTACTGGCAGCTACGGTATCAGATGTGTTGGTGGCCAGGTCACGCGTCTCAAATGTTTCCCGCCCAAAAGCCGAGGCCAATAATTCCTTCTTGTCTATTTCTCTTCCCTTAGGCGCTCTCACGTCCTACATTAAATGTAGAAAATCCTCCGAAAGGCGCCGGTggaacattttaatttatttgttgacGTGGCTTCCATGCTCCGGACAAAGATGGTGACTGCGTGTTTGTCCCGCACACCGAAGATGTCCGACCCGCCCACCGCTGCTCCGCAGATGCAGTGCGGAATTGCCCCTCAGACCAAGATGGCCGAATCATGGACGCAGTCCGGAATTGTCCCTCAGCCGAAGGTGGCTGCTGTGTGAATGCAGTGCAGAGATGCCCCTCAGACCAAGATGGCCAACGCCGAGACAGAGTCTGGAATTGCCCTTCAGTCTAAGATGGCTGCCGCCCAAACGAAATACGGAATTGCCCCTCAGACCAAGATGGCCACCATGCAGTCACAGTGCGGAGTTGCCCCTCAAAACAAGATGGCTGACGCATGGATGTATTCTGGAATTGCCCCTCAGCTGAAGATGGATGATACTGTGTGGAGATGCCTCTCAGACCAAGGTGGCCGAAGCATGGACGCAGTCTGGAATTTCCCATCAGCCAAAGCTGGTCACTGCGCTGATACAGGGTGGAGTTGCCCCTTAGACCGAAATGGGCGACGCATAGATACAGTCCGGAATTGCCCCTCAGCCTAAGACGGCCACCACTGAAGTTTAACCCCCATTTAACATGGCTACCCAGGCCACTTTAGGGGGAACTGATTAGTTGCCTCATTCTTCCCACCACATTTGGAGCAACTttcaccaccccacccaccccccccccgctcctccccgaCCCGTGGTTGTCAGCCCAGTCTGGATGGTGCAGGGCGAGCTGCATAAAGGTCGGACCACACCATGTCTGTGATGGGAGGATGGGAATGGGTTGAGGCTTCCAAGAGACAataagttcttgtgagtcactatctcgcaggatctttcctgcacccaacatcagcgcctcaacttccccagaagtttgcggaggtttggttcgACACCAGAACCCCAGGTAAATTTTCACAATGTGAGGTGGAAAGTgcgttgactggctgcatcactgtctgttgtGGGCCATCAACTCACCCTGAGAGTAAAACCCTaccaaaggtagtggacgcagcccaggacttcacaggcaaaaccctcctcaccagcgagaacatctacggggaacgctgccgtcggagagcagcagtgactatcaaggacccccatcacccaggacatgctctgttctcgctgctgccatcagggaagaggtcaaggggccacaagactcgcaccagcaggttcaggaataggggccactcctccaccatcagactcctcaactcaatcaggggctcagttaaggactcttactcatgcactttattaattccctccatattgcagtcagtttgttttcatttctttctttgtttacatgtctttttttttgcgcgaccatttagtggtaattctgttgcgCCAGCAGGAAAAAGGGGTCTCGGGTTGTGATGtcctgtatgttctctgacaagatAAGTGCAAAAGTGCTGGGTGGTTTGGACCTTTAATGATTGAACAATAGAATGTGACAGCACAGAGAACAAGCCATTTGGCTCCTctcgtctgtgctgaaatatcattccactagtcacgctgatctgcatccattccataaccctccaggcctctcccttccatgtatctatccagtttattcttaaaacttaagagtgatccaacatttaccatgtcagatggcagctcgttccacactcccaccgctctctgagggaagaagttccccctaaacctttcacccaaAAACTGTGACCTCTCATATTGATCTCCCCCAGTCTaaatggaaacatcctactcacatccactctgtctgtaccccacccccccataatcttatcaacctctatcaaatctcccctcattcttcttcgctccaaggaataaagtcccaccctgtttaatcttccccttaactcaactcctgaagacccagcaatatcctagtaaatctctgcactcttttcaatcttactgatatccttcctgtagttcggtgaccagaactgcgcacacttctccaaatttggcctcaccaatttcttaaaCAACCTCCagatatcatcccaactcctgtacccaatacttagatttataaaggctaagatcccaagagctctcttcacaaccctgtccacctgcgacaccactttcagggaacaatgtctctgtattcccagatccctctgcccctccgcactcctcagtgcccaaccattcaccgtgtatgttctaccttggtttgtccttccaaaatgcagcacctcacacttgtctgcattaaactccatcggccattttccagctggtccagatccctctgcaagttttgaaaaccttccttggcGACAACAACgcatccaatcttagtgtcatctgcaaacttgctgatccaatttaccaccttatcatccagatcattgatacagacgacaaacaacaatgttcccagcaccgatctctgagacaccccactggtcacaggcctccagtctgagaaggaacCGTCCACTACTGCTCTCcgtcttctcccacacagccaatttcaaatccagtttacaacctctccgtgGATACCCAgtacctgaaccttctgaactaacctcccatgcgagaccttgtcaaagaccttactaaaattcatgtagtcagtccttggctgtccaaatacttgtatatcctgtctctcagaacaccctccagtaGTTTACCCACTACCGGTGTCGGGCTTACCAGCCTGTCatttcctggtttatttttggagccttttttaaacaaagagacAACATGGGCCActctccaatcttccagcacctccCCCGTAGCCAAAGACATTTTCAATGTATCTGCGGCagcccctgcaatttccacaCCAGGCTCCATGAAGGTCCGAGGTAATCTCATGTCCGGCCCAGGGgattttattcactgtaaggcagcaaaacctcctcctcctccttaatctccatctgttccatgaacctcctgcttgtttcccttccttccttaaacACGATGCcagttcctgagtaaatactgatggaaaaaactGTTTacgatctcccccccccccccccccccccacccatgaggCTGCGCACAGAGATGACCACACTGATTCTCCAGGGTCCAATGTTGTCCCTGAATGTTTTTATAAAACTCCTTTGGAATTACCTTCATATTACCTGCCAGAGTAGCCTTGTGGCTTCCTTTCCCTTCTCATTTCctccttgagtattttcttgctttttctgttCTCTTCAAGTACTTCGTCAGCTCCTTGTTGCCGATGCCTGCTCTACACCTCCCTCTTCCTCTTTAACTAGATCACCAACGTCCTTTGAAAACCGTTCCTGGTAACtcagcctttaatcctgacaggaacatgcaaactcagcACCCTCAAGATTTCgccctttgaaggccttccacttgccGACCACATCCTTCCCAGGAAACAACTCatcccaatccatttctcctggatccttcctcatttccacaacattggcctttctccaatttagaacctcaactcaAACGACCAATTAACTTGAAATTGAAGACATTATGGTCAGTGTTCACCAACACTTACTTCTGTTAGCTGGCCTGTCTGGTTCCATAATAGGAAATCatgtattgcatcctctctcattggtagtACATATTGATGGGGACTGACACGGTAAAcattggggagtgttgtagaacagagagatctcagGGTACAGGGACCGACATAGTGAATTGAGGggtgtgttgtagaacagagacctcggggtacaTGGACTGacacggtgaatggtggggaatgttgtagaacagagagacctcggggtacagggactgacatggtgaacagtggggagtgttgcagaacagagagactttGAGTTACGGGGACCAACacggagaacagtggggaatgtgtTAGAACAGAGAGACGTCGGGGTACGGGACCGAtacggtgaacggtggggagtgttgtagaacagagagaccttggggtacagggaccgagtcagtaaatggtggggagtgttgtagaacaaagacCTCGGGGTTCTGGGACCGACATGGtcggaagagagggggaaggagagggtaggggagaggtgggagagagagagtagggaggatggggatggaaggagagggtaggggagggggagggaatgagtAGTGAGGATGGggatgagaggagagggagggaggagggggaagggagagagtagGGAGGTTGGGGATGGAAGGAGAgggtaggggagagggaggatggggatgggaggggggatgggaggggggatgggggaggctaGGGAGGATGGGGATGgaaagagagggtgggagggagagtcGGGAGGATGGGGATGGAAgtagagggtggggagggagagaatcGGGAGGATGGGGAtggaaggagagggtggggagggagagagtaggGAGGATGGggatggaaggagaggggaggagggagggagagagtagggacacagagtgaagccccctctccccatcccgtcacactGGGACACAGAGCCAAACTTCCTCACAAACAGGGTCAGTTTTTGCTGAGAATTTATTTTGTATTGTCCCACCGATGTTCAGCTACATTCGACAGTTGTCCTTGGAGCAGAGATAGGCTGCGTGTAAACCACTCTCCCTGGCTGATTCCCCCCCCTAACCCCGGGGTCACTGGGTAGTGACGGGGAGCAGGGACTCTGGctgattccctccccccccccctaaacCCAGGGTCACTGGGCAGTGTCCCTGGTTGTGGGGCTGGAGAAGGGTTGggggggagcgggagaggggggTCAGTTCCTCACCAGGAAGACGGCGTTCATGCAGATGATCGCCAGGATTGCCAGGCCAAAGGAAATGAGCAAGAGCTGTCCAAGTTACTCGCAGCATTCCCCTCCTGAGgccttagagcaggggtggcctgGGTCCACCATACCCAGGCCCCTCCAGGGAAGGAAATTAGCCATGGGGGCAGACCCGACCTGGGAAGGAGgttccttctcttctccctctccctccctcctcctctctctctgtttttctcccctttccttccctcctctttctgaccccttccttctccctctcctccattctctccctctctccccctccttccctcccttctctccttctccctctccttcccttcctctctctctccatcctcttcctgtctcttttgctcctctccctctttcatctctttctttccctctctctctctctaacccagGGATCACATTGAGCTGCGTGAGACCCCTCTGCGACTGGGTGAGACACCCGAATTGGGCAAGACCCCCAGACTGAGCAAGGACTTTGAACTGGGAAAGACCCCTCCAGGACTGAGGGGGACCCCTGAACTGGGCAAGACCTCTCTAGAAGTGGGTGAGATCCCTGGACCAGGTGAGACCCCTAGACCGGATGAGATCCCTGGACCAGTTGAGACACCCAAATCGAGTGAGACAGCTCCAGGACTGGGCACCCACTCTCTGCACCTCCCCTCCTTCTGCGCCCCTTGCAGCTTCCTCAGCCGGGACCCCCAGGCACCCCTCCAGAGCAGGCTGTCCCCCGTCCGGTCGACCACCAGAGGGGGTCCCAGCCGCGTCCCTGGACCTCCCAGCACCAGATAGGTGCGGCTTGGCCCCAGCCCCAAGCAGCCACAAGACAAGTCCCGGGATGGCACCCAGAGGTGGCGAACCCCGGGGACCAGGGGCCAGGACGGTGGCCGGTAGATGGAGGAGATGGAGACTCGGAATCTCCGCCAGTCACCCAGCTGCCGGGACCCAAAAACCCGGACCCGGATCactgaggggatgggggagggaggtagttgtgggaggagggaggtagaggggaagggagggatgagagggagaaaggaaggagaagggagagggggcaaagggaaaagagggaaggggatgaggttggagagacggggagaggaggtGGGAGAAGGCAGAGAAAGGTGAAAGGTCAGATTGTAAGGGTCAATTCACTCCTCTTCCTTTTCAACTCTCAATctctttcttccctccctctcccctcatccCCCTCCTTCAAACCCCACTCCCGCTCACTCTGCGCCTCCTCTCCCAaacccacctctcccctccaacactcttcttaacccctcccctctcttcccacaTTAACTccaccccctttctccctcctctctctcccaccctctcacctccctctctcctgctctCTTCCATCTCTTTTCCCCAACTCTCTTCCCCCAAGTCtcatctcccctccctcttcccccctctgcccctctcaccctctcctctCATTCCCACAAACAGGAACTCACCGTATCCCTTGCTGCAAAATTCCTTCAGGTCCATTTTAATTTTCCCAGTGGAGGGTTCACAGTGTAACGAGCAGTTGGTTTCTGCAGGAATCACAGGTTCTTAGTAACGGTCCCGTCACACTCtcagggtgggacacagagtgaagctccctctccccccgtcccatcacacactcccggggtggaacacagtgtgaagctccctctcccccgtccCGTTACACATTCcgtggtgggacacagagtgaagctccctctcccgtcccgtcacacactcccggggtggaacacagtgtgaagctcccgctcccccgtcccgtcacacattccggggtgggacacagtgtgaagctccctctcccccatcctgtcacacactcccggggtgggacacatagtgaagctccctctccccccgtaccgtcacacactcccggggtggaacacagtgtgaagctccctttccccccgtcccgtcacacattctgTGGtgggacacagaatgaagctccctctctcccgtcccgtcacacactcccagggtggaaCACAGTGTGAAGCACCCTCTTCCCccgtcccatcactcactcacagggtgggacacagagtgaagccccttcTCAAATGTCTCTTACGTTTCATGGGAGAAAGGTTTGTCAGTGGCGAGTTTGTCAGACCCTCTGGTAAACCTACGAGACAGCCAAAGGAAATATAAATACACGTGTAAaccccaccactcctggtccCCCTGTTCAACACCCCACTCCCtgactctgtaaccccctccactccccgtgTCCCTGCTCAaacaccctccctgtctctgtaatcctctCC is part of the Narcine bancroftii isolate sNarBan1 unplaced genomic scaffold, sNarBan1.hap1 Scaffold_232, whole genome shotgun sequence genome and harbors:
- the LOC138750699 gene encoding uncharacterized protein, which produces MDYHQVLSLLCPLLLVGFLGTAQGLGSRDERGKTPGRELAALPPTGSGTGDLTHLLMQLLSEVRSHHHGCSCLGPGPLQKDRRGSRQQRGGAPARPRSARRRLGEPGCNALHHIGGESQPNFQDHRRSARGQRAQRWNHRPRKVPGGLPEGLTNSPLTNLSPMKQTNCSLHCEPSTGKIKMDLKEFCSKGYVIRVRVFGSRQLGDWRRFRVSISSIYRPPSWPLVPGVRHLWVPSRDLSCGCLGLGPSRTYLVLGGPGTRLGPPLVVDRTGDSLLWRGAWGSRLRKLQGAQKEGRCREWVPSPGAVSLDLGVSTGPGISSGLGVSPGPGISPTSREVLPSSGVPLSPGGVFPSSKSLLSLGVLPNSGVSPSRRGVSRSSM